CccttttgaattcttcaggaattcatagagaataatatgagttcttcatgaactatgcttttgaattcttcatGAATTGACATAGAATAATGttgagttcttcaagaactatgcttttgaattcttcgggaattcataaattaaatctgtaagttcttcaggaacaaaattaattttttctaagttcttcgggaactaagattatgaattcttcgggaattcatgtattaaatgtctaagttcttcaggaactaagaataggttctttaggaaccaagattatgaattcttcgggaattcatgtattaactttctaggttcttcaggaaccaagattatgaattcttaaacatgtttatgttcttttggatgatcgaagcgtcgatgtttcaccatacaggtgtcggtcacgaagcataatgatgcttcaccagactattgtcggtcacgaaactcaaacaatatcaaacatccaaaatacatattataaataaataaataattgatcaacattttatgtaatattaatgatcaaagtgttatgcttcaccatacaaatgtcggatatcacgaagcgtaaacaacattgaatcaattaaatacataaagaaatgatgcttatttatttatttaattttaattattattatttgatctttataagtatacaaggttcaaacgattcataatcatataataatcaaaaataatcaaaaataaaaactacttgtgatttcataaaaatagaataagaattgcgtacctcaattggtaagctcgtgctgataacgtgttatgaaatataagtaatagtaataatatataagtatagaggagagaagaagataagagagaaagaatagagattgtattattctcatcaaggtgtatgtttacatgacaatacaagtcctatttataggacaatataatgggccagtggaatgggccaatgcttaatggacatccaccaaattattcataacaaaaatGACCTATTACTCAAATAGATAATGTTTAATGCTTAATTAGTCAAAGTGCCCAAAATTAGCGGAATTTGgattatcaatatttttatttttattttaatatttggatTCCTTACATTTGATCACTCTAAATTCATCtacatttttgtaaaaattaactaagaaaaagaaaagattaaatATGCAAGTAGTGTATTCATATGTGTTGTAAagacaaaaataccctaaaaTTTTgcctaaatataagaaaatataactttcgagaatccaaatccaaattagcGTGagtcaattatattttttttttatttttttggttttaagaAAGTTAAGTTAGGATCTTATCCATTtccaattattttcatttcctccattattatatagttttgagaatataaatgtaaaaatgtgatattaagtgggtccaaatatcatttatacacccaaaaacatttaaaaactttagtaataaaagaaatggaaacaatagaaaatggagaggatgATAAAATTTATCAACTCTAGACTCACACGAACTACGGATTGAGATTCACGGTAGAAAATAACGCAATttaaaatcaattgattgaaattaataaagttttaatATTACTATAAATGATTTCAACCATACATTTTAGATCTGATGATCCTGATGAGTTACACTGTCCTATCGTAACACCAGAAAATCCAAATCCCACAATCAACGACATACTACTCAacacacttttttttagtacctagtaatttatttttcgaCAAAATCCAACTCATGAAatcattattcaataaaattttcaatacaAGATAGTAATACTATAATGATACAACGAGCCAAAAACCGACCCCTCTAACAAAGGCTgctcgcggtgcggtttggttcagTTTTGAGTATACAGGTCATCCTAACTGCAAGATAAAATGCATGCGGTTTGGTtcagttggtttttaaaaagtcatccaaaccaaaccaaactaaTGCAGTTATGGTTAGTTCGAtttgtgcggtttatcacgatataaaaaatatgacaatattaccaacttgttataaaataaacatagaaaattttaatttattttattgtttatacgatataatatgcatatacagaaattgcatatacataagaatatatttttaatagaaaCAATATAGTTATTGATCGCatgaaatgatatgttttgacaACCTACTgttttatggactcaatttgAGTTGGCTTTGCTAAGTTGGACTAGGTAATAAGTTGATTGCTACTAGTAAatagagttaagttaagtattgcggtttgatttggtttgattttctaaaatgaaaaccgcaaaccaaaccaaaacgcacggtttagaaaaaaaaaatgattcgtGCGGTTCAAGACTAAATACGATTTTTTGTTTACGATTTTTGCGATTTCCTCTAACAAGCATATGAACAACCtagtatttttcttttagtttacaatgaaggtttttttttttttataatcagttTACAATGAAGTTGATGACATAATATCTAACCCAAACTCGTTGTTACTGGAGCAAATATAGTGGCTTTGAACTACTTACACATTCTGTATGTATATGCTATGCCGTTATCAAATCAATGTTTCTACTTTCTACAATTAACAACCGAAAAACCGACCGCACAGAATCCGGATCCGTGTATGTACGACCACTACCAAAATCAAAACGTTTTTACACCTAAACTCAATtactttatataaaataaaaatgtatatgGAAATTCGGATATTTATATGATGATATTAATTAAAACTCACATTTActataacaaaaattataaagataaaaaaaaaaagaaaaatcaaaccaaagaaGCAGCATCACGGGGAACCTGTTGATGATCACCGTCTCTACTGGAATCGGAACTTTTAGCTGTCGCGGCAGCGGTAGAAGCAACCGTGGCGCGGCAAATCGGACAATTGGAGTTGTTACTGAGCCACAAATCAATGCAAGAAGTATGAAACGAGTGTTTGCAAACACTCAACTGCCGAATTTCTTCACCGTCGGAAAACACCGATAAACACACCGGACACTCGCCGCCGATTTTTGTTGCGTGCGTTTCCTTCTGATACTTCACTCCGGCACTTTCTACTGGAGAAACACTTTCCACGTCATGGCGAGAGAGCTCCGATGCAATTGAAGGATCACCGGAAACTTCATCGGAGGAGGATCTCCGACGATGAGAAGATGAACATCCGTATGCGAAGATGAAAGTGTAGATCAAGGCGGGAATAGTAACAATTGCAACGAGAGCTAGGAGAAACTCTAAAGGAGATAAATCGACGGAGCTAGAATCGCCGGCGAACGGTGGTGGTGGAGCAGGGTCAGTGATTTGAAACTCCGAGCTGGGAGCGCCGAAGAATGGTCTAAACGGTGGAGGTGGTATTGGAATTACAACAATTTGTCCTCCGGTGGGTTGCGGCGGAGGAAACAACGGAAACGGTGGCGGAATTGAGATAATTGTGGGTGAGTTTTGCATCGTAGCAAAATGGTGGAAAgagtgattattattattattataaataattaataataataatttcatgtGTGATGTTGTGTATggttttgttacattttttttcagtatttttctattttatttatttatgtgtaaaataataaaGTGGTTGAAAATGGTTGTTAGAGTAGAGTGATAGGGACTGAGTTTGGACTGTGGAATTTTGATATGAAATTCTTTGTAGCAATAATTGATGATTTGGTTAAagcatgtgtgtgtgtgattaAATCATGGGAATGGAAGTGAAGAAAATTTTGATTAGATGATGTCAAGACAAAGGACTAACAAGTGGACCCTTTTGTCACATTAtctagtttcttttcttttgttttcaataGCCTTTATACTTTTCTTgttatactaataataataataatactaaagAAAATGAGCCATAACAAATtatccaaaattaataaaaattatttatatgagTATATTTGTTGGTGATATTTACAAATTAATGGTCACTTCACATATAAACTTTGTTTATATGAataatttgtaaaataaaatcaatcacGATTTATATGAATTTAGAACACATTTATTTGGTGTGTTATGCACTTTATACGACTATTTTATGAACAAGTAACAATTCATTTGATCTAGgccaaaactattttacattatataaaatattgtgAGGATATTCTCTAGTTAGGTAACTTTTGCACCATCCTTTGAGAAGAAGATAATTGTGATTGGATCCTTGACATGTAAAATTCTCAGATCCGGCTTCTCTAAGAAAGTGAGTAAGAATACTTTACTGCGGCTAATATGAGTGGCGTGATGTTCTGCTAAGGTTTGACACACCCATGACAGTGATTTATGTGGTCATTCATGGTCACACCTTCGTCAGTGTCCTGACGCCGAAAATGACTTCCTCTTCTCGTACTTTTACTAAGACGCTCACAAACACATAGGCTAATCCCTTGTCACAACTTCCTCAACCTTGTGTCAAAGGGGGATTCGATATGTGTGAAGATTACTCAACAAGAATCTGATCGTGTCGTGGTGTCGACGGTTGTAAGAATCACCTTCACGGTCGCTTGGTGATGAACAAGGAAAACAAACCACTTACGTCGCATGAGCTTTCCTTCGAGCTTCAAATGATTTGGATAAATTTTACCCCTTGGCATCTTGTGGCGTTCGGATAGGGTTACTTTGAGTTTCAGTTCACAATTGTAGTCTGTAGAGGAGAAACGTAAAACGTGAGTGATCGTTAGGATATTTAATTTGCACCTCAAGCTCGAACTTCAATATGTGTAACACTTAATATAATTGATCGTgcaatataattaatttgaatgtttatttttcttaagttgtactgtacttttttttttatcaagtctCAAGCCATACTTATTATCCCATATTCTTTTAAAGATGTTCAATTTTCATTCTCGTGGGTATAAATTAATTGGTAGGGATATctcattttatatgcaggggtcggggttcgaaccccgtaCACTCCATTTATCCACCTTaaatgtgaaatttctagtcactaagctacctgacaaaaaaagaagttaaattttCTAGATATTCTTTTACTAAACAAATAACAatcttcattcattcaaatttgtAAAGTATATCGATCAAAATTATTACATATTCAAGTTCGTTAAAAtgtaaaaaggatgaatctacaaacaaactcacaatatcCAAACAAATAGCATATAATGGCCTAACCGCGCGAAATTCATTGCAATTCATGGAAACTCGCGGACGCGCAAAGTTCCTTTTCTCTCGGAAACTCGCGACCAGAGATCTCATCAAATCTGTCCTGCTTTTTTTCTTCACCGGCCAAGAAATTAATTAtactccaaaataaataaattaaataagggtCATGTAGCTATTGTAACTGAATTAATTTCAC
This genomic interval from Trifolium pratense cultivar HEN17-A07 linkage group LG6, ARS_RC_1.1, whole genome shotgun sequence contains the following:
- the LOC123888035 gene encoding RING-H2 finger protein ATL33-like — protein: MKLLLLIIYNNNNNHSFHHFATMQNSPTIISIPPPFPLFPPPQPTGGQIVVIPIPPPPFRPFFGAPSSEFQITDPAPPPPFAGDSSSVDLSPLEFLLALVAIVTIPALIYTFIFAYGCSSSHRRRSSSDEVSGDPSIASELSRHDVESVSPVESAGVKYQKETHATKIGGECPVCLSVFSDGEEIRQLSVCKHSFHTSCIDLWLSNNSNCPICRATVASTAAATAKSSDSSRDGDHQQVPRDAASLV